Genomic segment of Octadecabacter arcticus 238:
TATGGACATTGCGCTTTATCAAGGCGGCAAGTCCCATGTGGATGGTGTTGAAAACGTTCTGAAACTGTCGTCCAACGAGAACCCGTTCGGGCCGTCGGACGCAGCCAAAGAGGCGATGGTGCGCGCATCCCACACCTTGCACCGCTACCCGTCCACCGATCATGCCAGCCTGCGCAAAGCGATTTCAGATGTTTGGGCGCTCGATCCTGCTCGGATCATCTGCGGCAATGGGTCGGGTGAGATTTTGATGATGATCGCGCAGGCCTTTGCGGGCAAAGGCGATGAAGTGCTTTTCACTGAACACGGCTTTGCAATGTATCCGATCTACGCAAACGCCAACGGAGCGAAGCCTGTCGTTGTGCCCGAACGTGAACGCGTCGTGGATGTTGACGCGCTGCTGGCGGCCTGCACCAAGAAAACTAAAGTTGTCTATATCGCCAATCCAGCGAACCCCACCGGCACCATGATCGGTGCAGCTGATCTGGAACGTCTGGTGGACGGTTTGCCCGAGAGTGCGATTCTTGTGCTGGATGGGGCCTATGCGGAATACGTGGATGGCTATGATGCAGGTAAGTCGCTGGTAGAAAGCCGCAACAACGTCATCATGACGCGCACGTTTTCCAAGATTTATGGTCTTGGCGGACTGCGCATTGGCTATGGCTATGGCAGCCAAGAGATTATTGACACATTGATGCGCATTCGTGGTCCGTTCAATCTGTCCGCCCCCGCACTGGCCGCAGCCGAAGCCGCCATGCGCGACGTGGCCCACACCGAAAAGTGCCGCACAGACAATGCCAAACAACGAGACTGGATGGCGGGGGCATTGGCCGAATTGGGGCTTCCGTCAGATACCTCTACTGCGAACTTTATCCTTGTTCGATTTGCCTCGGAGGACGAAGCGAAAGCCTGCAACGATCACCTTATGACGCAGGGAATTCTGGTGCGTTTGGTGGGTGGTTACGGCTTGCCCAATTGCCTACGGATCACCGTCGGCGATGAGGCATCCTGCCGCCGCGTCGTGCATGCCATTGGGCAATTCAAAGGCGCCAAAAAGGATGTGACCGCATGACCGTGATGTACAACCGCGTGGCACTTATCGGCCTTGGCTTGATCGCCTCTTCGATGTTTTGGGCGATGAAACGTGCAGACGTGGTGGGCGAAGTCACTGGCTATGCGCGATCATCCGACACCCGCGATGTGGCCCGCGAAATCGGGCTTTGTGATCGCGTTTGCGACAGCGCGGCAGACGCTGTTGCGGGCGCAGATCTGATCATCTTGTGTGTGCCCATTGGCGTAATGGCCGACGTCACGCGTGAGATTTCCGGCATGCTGAAACCGGGCGCGGTGTTGACGGACGTGGGGTCGGTCAAACGTGCGGTGATCAATGCGGTTGAACCGCATGTCCCGGACGGGGTCCACTTTATCCCCGGACACCCCTTGGCGGGCACCGAACAATCGGGCCCGCGATCCGGTTTTGCTGAACTTTTCGACAACCGCTGGTGCTTGCTGACGCCCAACGGTGCGGACGCAACTGAAGTCAAAAAGTTGCGCACATTCTGGCAAGAGCTGGGCTCAAACGTTGACGAGATGGACGCGGATCACCACGATCTGGTTCTCGCCGTGACGTCGCACACGCCGCACTTGATTGCATACACGATGGTTGGCGTCGCTGATGATCTAAGCCGCGTCACAGATACTGAGGTTGTTAATTTCTCGGCCGCAGGTTTTCGCGATTTTACCCGAATTGCCGCATCCGATCCGACAATGTGGCGTGATGTGTTCCTGAACAACAAAGACGCCACCTTGGAAATTCTGGGCCGTTTCACTGAAGAATTGTTCGCATTGCAACGGGCGATCCGGCAAGGCGACGGTGAACACTTGCATGATTATTTCACCCGAACCCGCGCAATCCGACGCGGCATTATCGAAGCAGGGCAAGACACGGATGTCCCGAACTTCGGTCGAAATCCGGTCAGGAAATAAAAGGTGTTGTAACGAGTATCACCATGTTTTTGGCCAACGCTGTTAGTTCCCAAGACACCCGTCCGATTGCCCGTGATGCTGCGGCGGCTGAAGACTGATTTTTGGCGTCATCATCGATACAAGCGATCGCGCAATCACGGCGCCCCGAACACCGCACGCCAGCGGTGCGCGGCTTTCCGAATATGCCAGTGGGCGGGCGATTGATATCGCCGATAGGCTAACGCAGCAGCGGGGCCGGACCCAGTGCAAACCCGCCAAGGGCCATTTCGCCGTTCACAATTGACAATGTAACAGTCAGCGTATCGGGGATATGCGGTGTTTCATCAAAGTTGTTGGCGATTTCCGTCACGAGGAAAATGCGGTCGTCTTCTAGCACCCCTGATGCCACCGCCAAATCTAACGCCTGTTGCCAATTGCGCGCCGTAATCGTGATGGAGCCGTCCAACACACCAGCCTCATCTGGCGACACGTCGCCAATGACGGACACTGACATATCGCCCCACGCCAGCGCCAATTCCTTGATGCTGAGGGTGGTGATCGACAATAACCCAGCGTCGGCGCTGTTCAGCGCAATCGGTTCGGAAAGTGTGACGTCGCTGTCAAGACGCAGGCTTTGAATGATCGGCGGCTGCAGGTTTTGCGGATCAATTGAATTGCGGATGTTTTCGGGCAAGACAATTGAGCGCGCCTCAAAGAAAACGTCATAAGACTGGGTCGTGTCGGGGGTCAGGCGCATGGCGGCAAACAACCGTGCCAGCGCCAGTTCAGCGCCATCTTCGGTGCGTAACCGAGGGTTCAGCAATTCCAGTTCGGCTTGCTGGACCGCCAACGCCGCGCTTGCACTGACGCGGCCGCTTGCAACCATTTCGTTGGTGAACAGCGTATAACGGTCGCCGTCGATGACGAAAACCTGTTCTTCGGGAAAGTAAGCCCGCACGTTGTTGGGCTGATATGAGAGCGCGAGGAGCTGAAGTATCGGGGTTTCCCAACGCACTCCTGCAATCGGGTCTTCGACCACAAGGTCGGTCACGGTCGTGTCAAAACGCGACGGAAATCCGCGCGTCGCAAGCGAGGTGTAGGTCACATTCATCTCGCCCGCGTCGACTTGCACGATCGCATCCGTCAAGCGGGATTGGATTTGCGATCTGCCGACGAACCAATACCCACCATAAAGCGTGGCCAGAACGAGGACGAGAGCGATAAGTTTACGCATTTTTTGGTCTTTCACCGATCAGTTGATTGGTGTTTAGATGAGCCACAATGAAAGGGCCATAACTGATGACAATGTGGGTGTTCGGATACGGATCTTTGCTGTGGAACCCGGGGTTCGAACCTGTGGAAACCGTCACGGCGACGTTGTCGGGCTATCATCGCAGTTTTTGTATGTTGTCGATCCATCATCGTGGGTCCGTCGAACAGCCGGGCTTGGTTCTGGCCTTGGACGCTGGCGACGCGATTTGCACTGGCGTTGCGTTTCGGGTGGCTGTCGCCGACGAGGTCCGCGTGTTGGCCGAATTGCGCGAGCGCGAACTGATTTCAAGTGCATACGAAGAAGCGCATTTGCCTCTGGCCCTTAAAGATGGCCGCGACGTGCAAGCTTTGGCTTACGTCATCAATCGCAACCACGAACAATACTGCCAATTTGATCTCGAACACCAAGCGCAGATGATTGCGCGATCCGTTGGCGGGCGCGGCCCGAACCCTGAATATTTATACAATACCGCCGACCATCTAGTGAAAATGGGCATTCACGACCCCGATATGGCATGGCTAGTCGAAAGAGTGCGGGTATTGACGTGAAATTGGTTGGGGTTTGCGCCCCAAACCCCTATTGTAATGTATAACAACAACAAAGAGGTGCCCGATCCCATGGCAACAGGGGACAAAGAGGCCGAGCCGCAGTTTTCCCAACCCGTGCGCCAGATCACATCGATGCTGGTTGTACTGGCGTTGGTCTGCGTCGGCGTATTTTTCGCATTTCCGCGGGTGGGGCCAGTGTTTCTGGCGAACCCGTATCTGAACGGATTCATATTCGTCGTCTTCGTGATAGGCGTGTTGTCGTGTTTCGGACAGGTCTGGCAGTTGATCAAATCAATTGGCTGGATTAAGGCGTTTGCAGGCGAGAAGCTCGGCTCGG
This window contains:
- a CDS encoding gamma-glutamylcyclotransferase, producing the protein MTMWVFGYGSLLWNPGFEPVETVTATLSGYHRSFCMLSIHHRGSVEQPGLVLALDAGDAICTGVAFRVAVADEVRVLAELRERELISSAYEEAHLPLALKDGRDVQALAYVINRNHEQYCQFDLEHQAQMIARSVGGRGPNPEYLYNTADHLVKMGIHDPDMAWLVERVRVLT
- the hisC gene encoding histidinol-phosphate transaminase; translated protein: MMSKIKPQPGIMDIALYQGGKSHVDGVENVLKLSSNENPFGPSDAAKEAMVRASHTLHRYPSTDHASLRKAISDVWALDPARIICGNGSGEILMMIAQAFAGKGDEVLFTEHGFAMYPIYANANGAKPVVVPERERVVDVDALLAACTKKTKVVYIANPANPTGTMIGAADLERLVDGLPESAILVLDGAYAEYVDGYDAGKSLVESRNNVIMTRTFSKIYGLGGLRIGYGYGSQEIIDTLMRIRGPFNLSAPALAAAEAAMRDVAHTEKCRTDNAKQRDWMAGALAELGLPSDTSTANFILVRFASEDEAKACNDHLMTQGILVRLVGGYGLPNCLRITVGDEASCRRVVHAIGQFKGAKKDVTA
- a CDS encoding prephenate/arogenate dehydrogenase family protein; the protein is MTVMYNRVALIGLGLIASSMFWAMKRADVVGEVTGYARSSDTRDVAREIGLCDRVCDSAADAVAGADLIILCVPIGVMADVTREISGMLKPGAVLTDVGSVKRAVINAVEPHVPDGVHFIPGHPLAGTEQSGPRSGFAELFDNRWCLLTPNGADATEVKKLRTFWQELGSNVDEMDADHHDLVLAVTSHTPHLIAYTMVGVADDLSRVTDTEVVNFSAAGFRDFTRIAASDPTMWRDVFLNNKDATLEILGRFTEELFALQRAIRQGDGEHLHDYFTRTRAIRRGIIEAGQDTDVPNFGRNPVRK
- a CDS encoding DUF2125 domain-containing protein, translating into MRKLIALVLVLATLYGGYWFVGRSQIQSRLTDAIVQVDAGEMNVTYTSLATRGFPSRFDTTVTDLVVEDPIAGVRWETPILQLLALSYQPNNVRAYFPEEQVFVIDGDRYTLFTNEMVASGRVSASAALAVQQAELELLNPRLRTEDGAELALARLFAAMRLTPDTTQSYDVFFEARSIVLPENIRNSIDPQNLQPPIIQSLRLDSDVTLSEPIALNSADAGLLSITTLSIKELALAWGDMSVSVIGDVSPDEAGVLDGSITITARNWQQALDLAVASGVLEDDRIFLVTEIANNFDETPHIPDTLTVTLSIVNGEMALGGFALGPAPLLR